One segment of Bos taurus isolate L1 Dominette 01449 registration number 42190680 breed Hereford unplaced genomic scaffold, ARS-UCD2.0 Leftover_ScbfJmS_18, whole genome shotgun sequence DNA contains the following:
- the LOC112445540 gene encoding uncharacterized protein, with protein sequence MSQPLGYRVPRPPRPRKRKGPPLPSLPPPARETPLTSEQLTSGIPDEQGTDPPTKQMSQLHIQDIAPPDPLPHKRRSGRLTQATRNASIPTWGQIKTLCHQARGITSLQGSPTSPEKMFIAMLALLSCQVSASSPTPEKYWAYFPDPPTLQVVTWNSDPLRVHTNQPQLLGGSYTSYTTDEYPINFNFTFRGLADDLPVCFNFPSDIESFIIPLKEGCVGASKKAVLTHSPASGIEHRGRLALWVLQARMPGALDPHELIIHRPPPGYPSCYNTEPSDAIWNTIDDRTGYPIWKSCTYRLRADYRIPGGGNYMIQDWSNSDLDRSPLPLDDFPSRFYNWKKDLVSWPLSITRWHNNRFVSPILSYTTKNRTSWQPEIWRALAATAPISLFRPNSNSTYSVLACVPSPYVFLFTNDSKRLNVHMNYSGGPNIVTCEQCMLSSCLTPQYNVCSFVVLKRPPYLMIPVSVHSYWYDNYGLAVLQQLQDLMRTRRFVGLLILGIAALISAITSVTVAAISLTQQVHTAQYVDSMSKNVSLALATQEAIDRKLEMRVDALEEAVIHIGTELQALKVKMALSCHADYRWICVTPLKVNETDFEWEKIKNHISGIWNSSDISLDLGKLHNQIATLEHSRLDFTAAGTANDFFHTFSNYISGKNILSTFLGYATLAVLILFLIIILPCIVRILRQSIQRLATELHLAVLRNKKGGDAGSR encoded by the coding sequence ATGTCTCAGCCTCTCGGATACCGGGTTCCACGGCCGCCGCGACCCCGAAAGAGAAAAGGGCCTCCTCTGCCTTCGCTCCCCCCGCCAGCACGGGAAACACCACTGACATCGGAGCAACTGACATCAGGGATCCCGGATGAGCAGGGGACGGATCCGCCCACCAAACAGATGTCTCAACTTCACATACAGGATATCGCTCCCCCCGATCCTTTGCCTCACAAAAGGAGGTCAGGCCGCCTGACTCAGGCGACCCggaatgcctccatacctacttggggacaaataaaaacACTCTGCCATCAGGCACGGGGAATAACCTCTTTGCAGGGCTCTCCAACCTCCCCTGAGAAGATGTTTATTGCTATGCTTGCCTTATTATCTTGCCAGGTAAGCGCCTCCTCCCCCACTCCTGAAAAGTATTGGGCTTACTTTCCAGATCCTCCAACACTTCAAGTAGTTACCTGGAACAGTGACCCCCTACGGGTCCACACAAACCAGCCTCAGTTACTGGGAGGGTCATATACTTCCTATACCACAGACGAATATCCTATTAATTTCAATTTTACCTTCAGGGGATTAGCAGACGACCTTCCTGTTTGTTTCAACTTCCCCAGTGATATAGAAAGCTTTATTATTCCCCTTAAAGAAGGATGTGTCGGAGCCTCTAAAAAGGCAGTTCTGACTCATTCTCCAGCCTCAGGTATTGAACATAGAGGGCGTCTAGCGCTTTGGGTTTTACAGGCTCGTATGCCCGGGGCCCTTGATCCCCATGAACTTATAATCCATAGACCCCCTCCTGGATATCCAAGTTGTTATAATACCGAGCCTTCAGATGCCATATGGAACACTATAGATGATCGTACAGGGTATCCGATTTGGAAATCTTGTACTTATCGTTTAAGAGCTGATTATAGAATACCGGGAGGAGGAAATTACATGATTCAAGATTGGAGTAACTCAGACCTAGATAGGAGCCCATTGCCCCTTGATGACTTTCCCAGCAGATTTTATAATTGGAAGAAAGATTTGGTTTCTTGGCCTTTAAGCATTACTAGATGGCATAATAATCGATTTGTTTCGCCTATATTGTCTTATACAACTAAGAACAGAACCTCTTGGCAGCCAGAAATTTGGAGGGCCCTTGCTGCCACCGCTCCCATTTCCTTATTCCGTCCAAATagcaattctacttattctgttttagcttgTGTACCCTcgccttatgtttttctctttactaaTGACTCCAAAAGATTAAATGTACAcatgaattattcaggtggacctaatatcgtaacttgtgaacaatgtatgctttcatcttgTTTGACCCCCCAATATAATGTTTGTTCTTTTGTTGTGTTGAAACGCCCACCCTATCTCATGATACCTGTGTCTGTGCATTCTTATTGGTATGATAATTACGGTTTGGCTGTATTGCAACAACTGCAGGATTTAATGCGAACACGACggtttgtgggcttacttatCTTGGGAATAGCAGCTTTGATAagtgcaattacttctgttactgtggcagcaatatcattgactcaacaagtacatactgctcaatatgttgattctatgtccaaaaatgtttctttagcattggcaacacaggaagctatagacaGGAAATTAGAAATGAGGGTAGATGCCCTAGAGGAAGCAGTAAtacatattgggactgaattgcaggctttaaaggtgaaaatGGCATTGTCCTGTCATGCTGACTACCGGTGGATATGtgtaacacccctgaaagtaaatgagacagattttgaatgggaaaagattaaaaaccatatttcaggtatttggaacagctctgacattagcttagacttagggaaacttcacaaTCAAATAGCAACCCTGGAACACTCCCGATTAGATTTTACTGCCGCTGGAACAGCAAATGATTTCTTCCATACTTTCTCTAactacatttcaggaaaaaatattctgtctaccTTCCTCGGCTACGCTACCTtggctgttttaattttatttctaataatcattcttccttgtattgtcaggattcttcggcagagcattcagaggctcgcgactgagctacatctggctgttttaagaaataaaaaagggggagatgcggggagccggtga